The genomic stretch TCGGCACGGGGAGACAGGTGCACACCTACGCGGCCGGGGCCCCAGACTTCAATTGCGGCGTCGGTCACTTCCAACAGCAGGCGCGCGCGGTTTTCCAGCGAGCCACCGTAATGGTCGGTGCGCTGGTTGGTGCTGCTTTGCAGGAACTGGTCGAGCAGGTAGCCGTTGGCTCCGTGGATCTCGACCCCATCAAAGCCTGCGGCCTTGGCGTTTTCGGCGCCCACCCGGTAAGCGTCGACGACGTCGGCGATCTCGGCGATTTCCAGGGCGCGCGGGGTCGGGAAGTCGGCGAGGGGGCGAACCAGGCTGACATGGCCTTTGGGCTGCAGGGCGCTTGGTGCGACTGGTGCCTCACCGTTGAGGTAGGAGGGGTGGGAAATCCGGCCCACGTGCCACAGTTGCAGGAAAATCTTGCCGCCGGCGCCGTGGATGGCCTTGGTCACGTTGCTCCAGCCCCGCACCTGATCGTTGGACCAGATGCCCGGGGTGTCCGGGTAGCCCACGCCCAAGGGCGTGACCGAAGTGGCTTCGCTGAGGATCAGCCCGGCGGAGGCGCGCTGTACGTAGTACTCGGCCATCAGCGCGTTGGGCACTCGACCTTCGTCCGCGCGGCAGCGGGTCAAGGGGGCCATGATGATGCGGTTGGCCAACTCGAGGTCGCCCAGTTTGATTGGATCGAAAATAGTCGTCATGTAAAAGCGCTCGCAGGTAGATCAGTTGGTCGCAGGAGCCAGTTCGGCGTCGCCGCCCTGGCGGAAGGTAATCAGGGTCACCAGCAGGGCGAGTACCGCCAGTGCTGCCGCCGCGAGTGGCACGCTGGTCAGGCCAAAACCGTGGGCAATCACGCAGCCGCCGACCCAGGCGCCGAGGGCGTTGCCGATGTTGAAGGCGCCGATGTTGAGGGTCGACACCAGGTTCGGTGCGGCCTTGCCGTAGGTCACCACGTTGACTTGCAGGGCCGGCACGGCGGCAAAACACGCGGTAGCCCAGAGGAACAAGGTAATTTCGGTGGGGATCAGTGCAACGCTGGTCCAGGTCAGCACCGTGGAGATCACGGCCATCGAGATGAACACGCCGATCAACGTGGCGGCCATGCCCTTGTCTGCCAGCTTGCCGCCGATAATGTTGCCGACCGTCAGGCCCAGGCCGATCAGCATCAGGGTCCAGGTCACACCGCGAGGCGAGACGCCGGTGACTTCGCCCAGCAGCGGC from Pseudomonas sp. S04 encodes the following:
- a CDS encoding alkene reductase is translated as MTTIFDPIKLGDLELANRIIMAPLTRCRADEGRVPNALMAEYYVQRASAGLILSEATSVTPLGVGYPDTPGIWSNDQVRGWSNVTKAIHGAGGKIFLQLWHVGRISHPSYLNGEAPVAPSALQPKGHVSLVRPLADFPTPRALEIAEIADVVDAYRVGAENAKAAGFDGVEIHGANGYLLDQFLQSSTNQRTDHYGGSLENRARLLLEVTDAAIEVWGPGRVGVHLSPRADLHDMGDDNLAETFTYVARELGKRGIAFICSREKEAGDSLGPQLKAAFGGPYIVNERFTKDSANAWLASGKADAVAFGVPFIANPDLPARLKADAPLNEARPELFYAKGPVGYIDYPTL